The nucleotide sequence CTAAAAAGCTCCTTTGCTCTCTGCTCTGCTTCTTCATATGTTAAGGAGGCCATCTGTATCACATGAAAATCTACATTTGCACCTGCCAGCACCTCAACAGCGCCAAGGAAACGGTCCTGCACCGGGGAAATGTTCCCTGGTCCTTTTAATAGGGTAATGTTATGGCTGCCACGGCTGATCAACTCACGAGCAGCAATTCTGCCGCCTTCCCTGCCATCTGCATATACCGTATAATTTCCCCCGTGTGTCCGGTCAAGCAATACAGTTGGAATGACGTGCGGCTCATCCTTGTGCAAACCGGATGTCTGCGTGGCGGAAATCATGCCAACTACCTGATTTTGCAAAAATGTATCTATATAGGCCTGCTCTTTTTCCGGATTTTCATCACTGTTGCCAAATAAAAGGCGAAATCCCTGCTTTTGTAGCTCATCCTCCACTCCTCTTGCCAGTTCTGGGAAAAAAGGATTCGTAATATCAGGGAGAAGCAGGCCGACAAGCTTTGATTTTCTCTTGAAAAGTGACCTGGCTACTTCATTGGGGCTGTAATTTAACTTTTCTATCGCTTGCTGAACTTTTTTTAAGGTATCCTCATGCACATACCCTTTGCCGTTTAGCACACGGGACACGGTTGCTACTGAAACCCCTGCTTCCGAGGCAACATCTCTTATCGTAGCCATTTTTTTCGTCCTTTCTATGTGTAACCGTTTACACAAATTGTATCATAATTTTTCTCCTGCTTCAATTTAAAATATAACTATTTAGCCTATATTCTTTTTCACTACTTTCAATACTATTTAGCCGAGGCACGAAAGTTCACCTGCTGCAATCCTGTTGCTCTAGACTCACTCAAATTCTACCTGTTATGCTTATATTACAAGAGACAAGTAAGTTTGCGGAGGCTTAAAAATGGATACTTACAAGGATTTAAAACAAGGAGAGAAAGGTGCCTGGCTCAGTATTATTGCTTACATTTTCCTTTCTATCCTAAAACTTTCTGTTGGATATATCGGCCATTCAAAAGCTTTGCAAGCGGATGGTTTAAATAATACTACGGATGTCATCGCTTCTATTGCTATTTTAATCGGTTTGAAAATTGCCCGTAAGCCGCCTGATGCCGATCATCAGTATGGGCATTTTCGCGCTGAAACCATCGCTTCGCTCATTGCTGCTTTTATTATGATCAGTGTTGGTTTTCAGGTTCTGCTTGAAGCAGGTCGCTCTTTCTTTCTGGTCGAGGAGAAATCACCTGACATGTTGACTGCATGGACTGCCCTGTTTAGCGCAGGCATCATGTATGCCGTTTATCGTTACAATCTTCGTTTGGCAAAAAAAATTAGCAGCCAATCTATTATGGCAGCTGCTCAAGACAATCGCTCGGATGCACTAGTAAGTATAGGCGCCTTCGTCGGTATCGCTGGAACCAAATTTGGATTAAACTGGCTTGATACATTTACAGCTTTTATTGTCGGGCTTTTAATTATAAAAACAGCATGGGAGATTTTTAAACAATCGACACATGCGTTAACCGATGGCTTCGACCAAGCACTTGTGGAGGAGATACGGGACACGATTGCTCTCGTTTCTGGTGTACAGCAGGTACGCAGCGTAAAGGCCAGGATGCATGGCAATTCTACTCTTGTCGATGTAACCGTTACAGTCAACCCACAACTTAATGTAGTTGACAGCCATTTAATTACTGAACAAATCGAAGAAATTCTGCTAGAAAAATACAATGTTCAATATGCGATCGTTCATACTGAACCGGATACTTCCTCTTAAACGCATGACCCTGCTCATAGTGAATGTTGGTTTGCCCTCTAGCCGCTTCGCTTTTCACTCTAATCAACCTGCAAAAAATTAATACGGTCCTTTAACAAGGATAACTGAATAACAAATCGCTATCTCTAAAAAATAAGAAAAGAAGGGTCAATTCTGACCCTTCTTTTCTTATTTTGAACCGGCTACCCAGTTCATTCCCCAATTATAAGCCCGATCCATTTGCTTGTGTCCCGGGAAATATTCAACTAGCCTTTTAACGCTGAACGTTTCATTTTGGACATTTTCAATCATGGCGATCGCACACATAATCTGACCGTTGCGATGCTCATCAAGCTTTACAACAATTTCCTCTCCATGAGAGTAGGTTAACCTAACGACTCCATCTGCCTCTGACCAGTTAGCTGCCCCTTCATAAATGAAGGCATATACGAGTACTCGCTTAATGTCAGCGAGGCGGGAGCCATTGATTCGTAGGTTTTCTCCTCCGGCAGAAGCCCCTGTCCTATCATCGTGATCAAGCTGGATATAAGGCCGATTATTTAATGAGCCAAAGGCATTTCCCAGTGCCTGGACGCACCCTTTCTCTCCTGAATTTAATTCAAACAAACAGCCAAGGTCTAAATCAAAGTTTTTTGTACCTCCGCCAAACAGGGATGATAAAAACCCACCGCCTTTAGCTGCTTTTGAGCTTTGATTCCAATTTAAATTAACTAAGACTTCCCCAATGTCACTGCCTTTTTTAGACAGATTAATGGACTGCCCTTTTTTCTTTAATTCAATCATCTACGTTCACCTCTATCTCCCGTAATTTTTCATGCTTTCCTGCAGTTGGGCAATTCGCTTCATGCCGTCTTCTCTGGCTCGTTTATTTTCTTCTTCAATGGCTATTGTTTCATCCAGCCCTTTGACAATCGTATTCCAGCTTTCCTCAATCGTTTCAATTTTGATGCTTGGGCCGCCGGCAAGCCGGGCAATGTCTGCACTTTGGTTAGCAATATTTTGGGAATTGCGCAGCAGCATTTCATTCGTCCGTTTGTCCAGCTCACTCATTGAATCGGCAACCAGCTTCTGTCGCTTGGCAGCCACTGCTTGGATAATGCCATTTTTAAAGATCGGGATGGTGGTGATGAATGCCGAGTTAATCTTACCGATCAGCTTGGTGTTTCCTCGTTGCAAAAGGCGGATTTGTGGAGCTGTTTGTAAGGCAACCATTCTTGCCATCTCTAAATCATAGACACGCTCTTCGAGCGCCTGAATAGCATTATTTAACGTGCTGAGCTCCATCTGTGCCAGCTGGTCGCCGCTGGATACTCGCTGTTCAAGCCCAGGAACCATCTTTTTCAGTTCCTCAATCTTCATTTGTCCCGCAACTACATACTTTTCCAATGCCATGTAATATTGATAGTTCTGTTCATACATTTGATCCATGTTGTTAGTAGAGCGGATCATTTCATCTTTGTATTTAGAAATCTCAATATGAATTTTTTCAATTTCTTTGCCGAGTGTCTGATATTTACCGAAGATTTTTTCAATCATTTTTTCTCCGCGGTTAAACAGCTTGCCTAAAAAACCTTTTGGCTCTTCAAAATCGTTTTTGTCAAACTTGTCCATCGTTTTTCCGAGCTGTTTCAACAATGCGCCAGAATCGGTCACACTGGAGGAACGCATGGAAGCCAAAATCCGGTCTGAAAAAGCTGAAATTTCCTCAGCTGGTTCTTTTCCAAATTCTAGTAGAGCCGTTTGGTTTCTTGGATCAATCGTCCGGACAAGATTTTGCACTTCCGGTTCATTGCGAAGCTGCAGACGCATCTCCTCGGCTTTATTTTCATTTTCCGCTAATAATTCAATTTCATTTTTCGTGATTTCCGGCATGATTTTCCTCCCCTTCCACTAAAAAATTTGTTTTAAAATCCGGCTAAAAATGGAATGATCTTTTTTTCC is from Bacillus sp. PK3_68 and encodes:
- a CDS encoding cation diffusion facilitator family transporter, with product MDTYKDLKQGEKGAWLSIIAYIFLSILKLSVGYIGHSKALQADGLNNTTDVIASIAILIGLKIARKPPDADHQYGHFRAETIASLIAAFIMISVGFQVLLEAGRSFFLVEEKSPDMLTAWTALFSAGIMYAVYRYNLRLAKKISSQSIMAAAQDNRSDALVSIGAFVGIAGTKFGLNWLDTFTAFIVGLLIIKTAWEIFKQSTHALTDGFDQALVEEIRDTIALVSGVQQVRSVKARMHGNSTLVDVTVTVNPQLNVVDSHLITEQIEEILLEKYNVQYAIVHTEPDTSS
- a CDS encoding LacI family DNA-binding transcriptional regulator, producing the protein MERTKKMATIRDVASEAGVSVATVSRVLNGKGYVHEDTLKKVQQAIEKLNYSPNEVARSLFKRKSKLVGLLLPDITNPFFPELARGVEDELQKQGFRLLFGNSDENPEKEQAYIDTFLQNQVVGMISATQTSGLHKDEPHVIPTVLLDRTHGGNYTVYADGREGGRIAARELISRGSHNITLLKGPGNISPVQDRFLGAVEVLAGANVDFHVIQMASLTYEEAEQRAKELFSHYPGTDGILASNDMTAAAVLHEALRIGKSIPDEVQIIGFDDIPMSRLLFPALSTIRQPVYEMGKQAAQLLLKLIKKEQVTEQNIQLPVTFVERNTTRKVKKDG
- a CDS encoding toxic anion resistance protein, translated to MPEITKNEIELLAENENKAEEMRLQLRNEPEVQNLVRTIDPRNQTALLEFGKEPAEEISAFSDRILASMRSSSVTDSGALLKQLGKTMDKFDKNDFEEPKGFLGKLFNRGEKMIEKIFGKYQTLGKEIEKIHIEISKYKDEMIRSTNNMDQMYEQNYQYYMALEKYVVAGQMKIEELKKMVPGLEQRVSSGDQLAQMELSTLNNAIQALEERVYDLEMARMVALQTAPQIRLLQRGNTKLIGKINSAFITTIPIFKNGIIQAVAAKRQKLVADSMSELDKRTNEMLLRNSQNIANQSADIARLAGGPSIKIETIEESWNTIVKGLDETIAIEEENKRAREDGMKRIAQLQESMKNYGR